In a genomic window of Thermus thermamylovorans:
- the gltX gene encoding glutamate--tRNA ligase: protein MVVTRIAPSPTGDPHVGTAYIALFNHVWARKNGGRFLVRIEDTDRARYVPGAEARILAALRWLGIPYDEGPDIGGPRGPYRQSERLPLYQKHAEELLKRGWAYRAFETPEELERIRKEKGGYDGRARNIPPEEAEERARRGEPHVIRLKVPRPGTTEVRDELRGLVAYDNAEIPDVVLLKSDGYPTYHLANVVDDHLMGVTDVIRAEEWLVSTPIHVLLYRAFGWPVPRFYHMPLLRNPDKTKISKRKSHTSLEWYKAEGFLPEALRNYLALMGFSMPDGREIFTLEELVQAFTWERVSLGGPVFDLEKLRWMNGKYIREVLPLEEVAERAKPFLEAAGCAWPDEAYLRRAVALMRPRFDTLRELPEKAPYLFREDYPFSEKAQEKLQEGLPILQEVRPLLEAQADWGETALEALLRGFAGERGLKLGQVAQPLRAALTGSLETPGLFEIMALLGKERVLSRLAQVLGNRP, encoded by the coding sequence ATGGTGGTGACCCGCATCGCCCCAAGCCCCACGGGGGACCCCCATGTGGGCACGGCCTACATCGCCCTCTTCAACCACGTCTGGGCCAGGAAAAACGGGGGGCGCTTCCTGGTGCGCATCGAGGACACCGACCGCGCCCGCTACGTGCCTGGGGCGGAGGCGCGCATCCTGGCCGCCCTCAGGTGGCTCGGCATCCCCTACGACGAGGGGCCGGACATCGGCGGGCCGAGGGGCCCTTACCGGCAGTCGGAGCGGCTTCCCCTCTACCAGAAGCATGCGGAAGAACTCCTGAAGCGGGGCTGGGCCTACCGGGCCTTCGAGACCCCGGAGGAGCTGGAAAGAATCCGCAAGGAGAAGGGCGGCTACGACGGCCGGGCCCGGAACATCCCTCCCGAGGAGGCCGAGGAGCGGGCCAGGCGGGGCGAGCCCCACGTGATCCGCCTCAAGGTCCCCCGTCCGGGCACCACGGAGGTGAGGGATGAGCTGCGGGGCCTGGTGGCTTACGACAACGCCGAGATCCCCGACGTGGTCCTCCTCAAGTCCGACGGCTACCCCACCTACCACCTGGCCAACGTGGTGGACGACCACCTCATGGGGGTCACGGACGTGATCCGGGCAGAGGAGTGGCTGGTCTCCACCCCCATCCACGTCCTCCTCTACCGGGCCTTCGGCTGGCCCGTGCCCAGGTTCTACCACATGCCCCTCCTCAGAAATCCCGACAAGACCAAGATCAGCAAGCGGAAGAGCCACACCTCCTTGGAGTGGTACAAGGCGGAAGGGTTTTTGCCCGAGGCCTTAAGGAACTACCTGGCCCTCATGGGCTTCTCCATGCCCGACGGGCGGGAGATCTTCACCCTCGAGGAGCTCGTCCAGGCCTTCACCTGGGAGCGGGTCTCCCTGGGGGGGCCGGTCTTCGACCTGGAGAAGCTCCGCTGGATGAACGGGAAGTACATCCGCGAGGTGCTCCCCCTGGAGGAAGTGGCGGAAAGGGCGAAGCCTTTCCTGGAAGCCGCGGGGTGCGCCTGGCCGGACGAGGCCTACCTGCGGCGGGCGGTGGCCCTCATGCGCCCCCGGTTCGACACCCTAAGGGAGCTTCCCGAGAAGGCCCCCTACCTCTTCCGCGAGGACTACCCCTTCTCGGAGAAGGCCCAGGAGAAGCTGCAGGAGGGCCTTCCCATCCTCCAGGAGGTGAGGCCCCTCCTCGAGGCCCAGGCGGACTGGGGCGAGACCGCCCTGGAGGCGCTCCTGCGGGGCTTCGCCGGGGAGCGGGGCCTGAAGCTCGGCCAGGTGGCCCAGCCCCTAAGGGCCGCCCTCACGGGGAGCCTGGAGACCCCGGGGCTTTTTGAGATCATGGCCCTCCTGGGCAAGGAGCGCGTGCTCTCCCGGCTGGCGCAGGTTCTGGGGAACCGCCCATGA
- the lptB gene encoding LPS export ABC transporter ATP-binding protein, producing MEGDLLAQGLRKRYGPKEVVRGVDLRLRRGEIVALFGPNGAGKTTTFYMMVGFIRPTGGRIFLKGQEVSRLPMYRRARLGLGYLPQEPSAFRRMTVLENLLAILEFQPLSRKERLEKAKALLEELAIYHLKDRLAYALSGGERRRLEIARALCTDPDFILLDEPFTGVDPKNVREIQKVIAELRERRGVGVFVTDHSVRETLAITDRVYVMYDGEILFHGDPETFARDQGVRRHYLGEDYEL from the coding sequence ATGGAGGGGGATCTTCTGGCCCAAGGCCTGCGCAAGCGCTACGGCCCCAAGGAGGTGGTGCGGGGAGTGGACCTCCGCCTCAGGCGGGGAGAGATCGTGGCCCTCTTCGGCCCCAACGGGGCGGGGAAAACCACCACCTTCTACATGATGGTGGGCTTCATAAGGCCCACAGGGGGGCGGATCTTCCTGAAGGGACAGGAGGTGAGCCGCCTGCCCATGTACCGCCGGGCCCGTTTGGGCCTCGGCTACCTCCCCCAGGAGCCCTCGGCCTTCCGGCGCATGACGGTTCTGGAGAACCTCTTGGCCATCTTGGAGTTTCAACCACTTTCCAGGAAGGAGCGCCTGGAGAAGGCCAAGGCCCTTCTGGAGGAGCTGGCCATCTACCACCTCAAAGACCGCCTAGCCTACGCCCTCTCCGGCGGGGAAAGGCGCCGGCTGGAGATCGCCCGCGCCCTTTGCACAGACCCGGACTTCATCCTCCTGGACGAGCCTTTCACCGGGGTGGACCCCAAGAACGTCCGCGAGATCCAGAAGGTGATCGCCGAGCTCCGGGAAAGGCGGGGGGTAGGGGTCTTCGTCACCGACCACTCCGTGCGGGAGACTTTGGCCATCACCGACCGGGTCTACGTGATGTACGATGGGGAGATCCTTTTCCACGGAGACCCCGAGACCTTTGCCCGCGACCAGGGGGTGCGGCGCCACTACCTGGGCGAGGACTACGAGCTTTAG
- a CDS encoding DUF3084 domain-containing protein, with protein MAFWSLLVLILLLAALVAYLGDKVAKWAGKRHFRLFGLRPRQTATLIAVLTGVGIALFSYLGFLLVFQEAREIILQAQAVRQERDSLKAEREALLRVKEAMEAEASRALAELNALRAERRELAEALEEGEALRRRLQGEALALAEQVEVLQRERGALQREKASLEAERQELLRILEERSRELARRGEELLALERRLSAVQEGARRAEGERARLLEERRRLEGDLVLAQARLEEVRRQREALVREVEALRAALARSRQELGQAEDRVRNLLLQAEALQGERGQLSQNLLRLSQGLYLGEVRLGAGEGRVALERVAERRASLQGFRGAELLDGPEGPGLAVLEGAGYREGRLLVRVRFYPEKRAFAGGDVLASTTFRLSTPARDQEVLEELGERVRQKLLEAGFPPEYATFPSPEELARGLALLQGRRGVVRVGVVAARDLWTVERPLLYYGLLGGPPGPEVPVPARQVP; from the coding sequence ATGGCCTTCTGGAGCCTCCTTGTCCTCATCCTCCTCCTGGCTGCCTTGGTAGCCTACCTGGGGGACAAGGTGGCCAAGTGGGCGGGGAAGCGGCACTTTCGCCTCTTCGGCCTGAGGCCCCGGCAGACGGCCACCCTGATCGCGGTCCTCACCGGGGTGGGGATCGCCCTCTTCAGCTACCTGGGTTTCCTACTGGTCTTTCAAGAGGCCCGGGAGATCATCCTCCAGGCCCAAGCTGTACGCCAGGAGCGGGATAGCCTCAAGGCCGAACGGGAGGCCCTTTTGCGGGTAAAGGAGGCCATGGAGGCCGAGGCCTCCCGGGCCCTGGCCGAGCTCAACGCCCTGCGGGCCGAAAGGCGGGAGCTGGCCGAGGCCCTGGAGGAGGGGGAGGCCTTGCGGCGGCGCCTGCAGGGGGAGGCCCTGGCCTTGGCGGAGCAGGTGGAGGTCCTGCAGCGGGAGCGGGGAGCCTTGCAGCGGGAAAAGGCTAGCCTGGAAGCGGAGCGGCAGGAACTCCTCCGCATCCTGGAGGAACGGAGCCGGGAGCTTGCCCGTAGGGGGGAGGAGCTCTTGGCCCTGGAGCGCAGGCTTTCCGCGGTGCAGGAGGGGGCCAGGAGGGCAGAGGGGGAAAGGGCTAGGCTGCTTGAGGAGCGCAGGCGCCTGGAAGGGGATCTGGTCTTGGCCCAGGCCCGCCTGGAGGAGGTGCGGCGGCAGAGGGAGGCCTTGGTGCGGGAGGTGGAGGCCCTCAGGGCGGCCTTGGCCCGGTCGCGGCAGGAGCTCGGGCAGGCGGAGGACCGGGTCCGGAACCTTCTCCTGCAAGCCGAGGCCCTCCAGGGCGAGCGGGGCCAGCTTTCGCAAAACCTCCTCCGCCTGAGCCAGGGCCTTTACCTGGGAGAGGTCCGCCTGGGTGCGGGGGAGGGAAGGGTGGCCTTGGAACGGGTGGCGGAACGAAGGGCCTCCCTCCAGGGGTTTCGCGGCGCGGAGCTTTTGGACGGGCCGGAGGGACCGGGTTTGGCGGTGCTGGAAGGGGCCGGTTACCGGGAGGGGCGGCTCCTGGTACGGGTGCGCTTTTACCCGGAAAAACGGGCTTTTGCGGGTGGGGATGTGCTGGCCAGCACCACCTTCCGCCTCTCCACCCCGGCCCGGGACCAGGAGGTGCTGGAGGAACTCGGGGAGCGGGTGCGCCAAAAGCTCCTGGAGGCAGGTTTTCCGCCAGAGTACGCCACCTTCCCCTCCCCGGAGGAGCTGGCCCGGGGCCTGGCCCTCCTCCAAGGACGCCGGGGGGTGGTGCGGGTGGGGGTGGTGGCCGCCAGGGACCTCTGGACGGTGGAAAGGCCTCTTCTCTACTACGGCCTCCTAGGGGGGCCGCCGGGCCCGGAGGTACCGGTCCCGGCCCGTCAGGTCCCCTAG